A single Desulfovibrio piger DNA region contains:
- the rnc gene encoding ribonuclease III: MEHSKKFDLSISAADLERIEQILDYHFSRPERVALALTHSSWANEHGLGQAHNERLEFLGDAVLELCISWELFTRFPQAREGDMTRVRSQLVGTTSLAQRARETGIDQLLRLGRGEEQQGGRSRDAVLSDVFEAVLASVYEDGGYAAARKVVLRIFGGLLDEVCVGRPKTKDFKTSLQERSVALFHDRPVYTTLACEGPEHARHFTVQVSLPSGQQFTACGSSCKKAEQEAARLALCALDAQG; the protein is encoded by the coding sequence ATGGAACACAGCAAGAAATTCGACCTCAGCATCTCGGCGGCGGACCTGGAGCGCATCGAACAGATCCTGGACTACCATTTTTCACGCCCGGAACGGGTGGCCCTGGCCCTGACCCACAGCTCGTGGGCCAATGAACACGGCCTGGGGCAGGCGCATAACGAGCGTCTGGAGTTCCTGGGCGATGCCGTCCTTGAACTGTGCATCTCGTGGGAGCTGTTCACGCGCTTCCCGCAGGCCCGCGAAGGCGACATGACCCGTGTGCGCTCCCAGCTGGTGGGCACCACCAGCCTGGCCCAGCGGGCCCGGGAAACGGGCATCGACCAGCTGCTGCGTCTGGGGCGCGGCGAGGAACAGCAGGGCGGCCGCAGCCGTGACGCCGTGCTCAGCGATGTGTTCGAAGCCGTGCTGGCCTCCGTGTACGAAGACGGCGGCTATGCCGCGGCCCGGAAGGTCGTGCTCCGCATCTTCGGGGGGCTGCTGGACGAGGTCTGCGTGGGCAGGCCCAAGACCAAGGATTTCAAGACCAGTTTGCAGGAACGGTCGGTGGCCCTTTTCCACGACCGCCCTGTCTATACGACCCTGGCCTGTGAAGGCCCGGAACACGCCCGGCACTTCACCGTGCAGGTCTCCCTGCCCTCGGGGCAGCAGTTCACGGCCTGCGGCAGCAGCTGCAAGAAGGCCGAGCAGGAGGCCGCCCGCCTGGCCCTGTGCGCGCTGGATGCGCAGGGATAG
- a CDS encoding Nif3-like dinuclear metal center hexameric protein, with translation MHIAEIISTIEQMAPLQGAASWDASGLQVAAHRTDATRLAVCLDPSPASIAAALELGAQCILSHHPLALKPSLPNRIDHYHDVLRLLLGNDVPLYAAHTSLDVNSDGPVSWLARELHLDNLAVLEPTGPGTGDLPHGFGLAGDLAESVDLQQLAGMLAAHIDLGTATVSGPCPGRIRRVAYCTGSGSSLLEEARAAGADIFITGDVKYHTALDTQLCLFDVGHHSLEEEMMRRAAIHLQHACPALEVVFVPSASPFQPVRPRVL, from the coding sequence ATGCATATAGCAGAGATCATTTCCACCATCGAACAGATGGCCCCCCTGCAGGGCGCCGCGTCCTGGGACGCTTCGGGCCTGCAGGTGGCCGCCCACAGGACCGACGCCACGCGTCTGGCTGTCTGCCTCGACCCGAGCCCGGCCTCCATCGCGGCCGCGCTCGAGCTCGGTGCGCAGTGCATCCTCAGCCATCATCCGCTGGCGCTCAAACCTTCGCTGCCCAACCGCATCGACCATTATCACGATGTCCTGCGCCTGCTGCTGGGCAACGACGTGCCGCTCTATGCCGCGCACACCTCGCTGGATGTCAACAGCGACGGCCCGGTGTCCTGGCTGGCCCGTGAACTGCACCTGGACAACCTGGCCGTCCTGGAACCCACCGGCCCGGGAACCGGGGATCTGCCGCACGGTTTCGGCCTGGCCGGCGATCTGGCCGAATCCGTGGACCTGCAACAGCTGGCCGGCATGCTGGCCGCGCACATCGACCTGGGCACCGCCACCGTCAGCGGCCCCTGCCCGGGCCGTATCCGGCGCGTGGCCTACTGCACCGGCTCGGGTTCCTCCCTGCTGGAGGAAGCCCGTGCCGCGGGTGCCGACATTTTCATCACCGGCGACGTCAAATACCATACGGCGCTGGATACCCAACTTTGTCTTTTCGACGTGGGCCATCACAGCCTGGAAGAAGAAATGATGCGGCGTGCCGCCATCCATCTGCAGCACGCCTGCCCGGCGCTCGAAGTCGTCTTCGTGCCCTCGGCCTCCCCTTTTCAGCCTGTCCGTCCCCGCGTTCTCTAG
- the dtd gene encoding D-aminoacyl-tRNA deacylase, which produces MRLLIQRVLEAAVTVDGQTTGAIGKGLLVLTGFGEEDGPDFHLSPVFGGMARKLLDLRIFPGEGDRSDKFDRSARDCGADVLLVPQFTLYADCRKGRRPSFSHAGDPAWSRGMFERFTRKVSEESGRPVPAGVFGADMRVHLVNWGPVTIWLDSREVLPHLYL; this is translated from the coding sequence ATGCGACTCCTGATCCAGCGTGTCCTTGAAGCGGCCGTCACTGTGGACGGACAGACCACCGGCGCCATCGGCAAGGGCCTGCTGGTCCTGACCGGCTTTGGCGAGGAGGACGGCCCGGACTTCCATCTCAGCCCTGTTTTCGGGGGCATGGCGCGCAAGCTGCTGGATCTGCGCATCTTTCCCGGTGAAGGAGACCGCAGCGACAAATTCGACCGCTCCGCCCGGGACTGCGGGGCCGATGTCCTGCTGGTGCCCCAGTTCACCCTCTATGCCGACTGCCGCAAGGGCCGCCGTCCTTCCTTCTCCCATGCCGGCGATCCCGCCTGGTCCCGCGGGATGTTCGAGCGCTTCACCCGCAAAGTCAGTGAAGAGAGCGGCCGCCCCGTGCCCGCGGGCGTGTTCGGCGCGGACATGCGCGTCCACCTCGTCAACTGGGGCCCCGTGACCATCTGGCTGGATTCCCGCGAGGTGTTGCCGCATCTGTACCTTTAA
- a CDS encoding CTP synthase, whose protein sequence is MKTKFIFVTGGVLSSLGKGLAAASLGALLQTRGLSVTIQKLDPYINVDPGTMNPFQHGEVFVTDDGAETDLDLGHYERYLNVPMSRKNNTTSGAIYNHVIAKERRGDYLGGTVQVIPHITDEIKHTVLSLAEGDNAPDVAIIEIGGTVGDIEGLPFLEAIRQLKSELGRDNCLNIHLTLVPYLKAAGEHKTKPTQHSVKELLSIGIQPDIILCRCEHSIPEEMRRKIALFCNVDQDAVFSSVDVGNIYEVPLRFYEEGFDQKVAIMLRLPARNAHLEDWKKLVYDCANPQGSVTIAIVGKYVDLKEAYKSLHEALIHGGVANRVSVNLRYVNSENVDDSNVAATFAGCDGILVPGGFGYRGVEGKIAAIRYARENRIPFFGICLGMQCAVIEFARHVAGLEDANSEEFDPLSAHKVIYLMTEWFDFRTKNLEKRDAESDKGGTMRLGAYPCKIIPGTRAFEAYGKELVEERHRHRYEFNNAFKDLLEEKGMVFSGTAPDGSLMEIVELPDHPWFLGCQFHPEFKSRPMAAHPLFREFIKAAKDNHRK, encoded by the coding sequence ATGAAAACCAAGTTCATTTTTGTTACGGGCGGTGTGTTGTCTTCCCTGGGCAAGGGCCTTGCCGCGGCTTCGCTGGGCGCCCTGCTGCAGACCCGGGGACTTTCCGTCACCATCCAAAAGCTGGATCCGTATATCAATGTTGACCCCGGCACCATGAATCCCTTCCAGCACGGCGAAGTGTTCGTGACCGATGACGGGGCCGAGACCGACCTGGACCTGGGCCACTACGAACGTTACCTCAACGTGCCCATGTCGCGCAAGAACAACACCACTTCCGGCGCCATCTACAACCACGTGATCGCCAAGGAACGCCGGGGCGACTACCTGGGCGGCACCGTGCAGGTGATCCCCCACATCACCGACGAGATCAAGCATACCGTGCTTTCCCTGGCCGAAGGTGACAATGCCCCTGACGTGGCCATCATCGAGATCGGCGGCACCGTGGGCGACATCGAGGGCCTGCCTTTCCTGGAGGCCATCCGCCAGCTCAAGTCCGAGCTGGGCCGTGACAACTGCCTGAACATCCACCTGACGCTGGTGCCCTACCTCAAGGCCGCCGGTGAGCACAAGACCAAGCCCACCCAGCACAGCGTCAAGGAGCTGCTTTCCATCGGCATCCAGCCCGACATCATCCTCTGCCGCTGCGAGCACAGCATCCCCGAGGAGATGCGCCGCAAGATCGCCCTGTTCTGCAACGTGGACCAGGATGCCGTCTTCTCCTCCGTGGATGTGGGCAACATCTATGAAGTGCCCCTGCGTTTCTATGAGGAGGGCTTTGACCAGAAAGTGGCCATCATGCTGCGACTGCCCGCGCGTAACGCCCATCTGGAAGACTGGAAGAAGCTGGTCTACGACTGCGCCAATCCCCAGGGCAGCGTGACCATCGCCATCGTGGGCAAGTATGTGGACCTGAAGGAAGCCTACAAGAGCCTGCACGAAGCCCTGATCCACGGCGGTGTGGCCAACCGCGTTTCCGTGAACCTGCGTTACGTCAATTCCGAGAACGTGGACGACAGCAACGTGGCCGCCACCTTTGCCGGCTGCGACGGCATCCTGGTGCCCGGCGGCTTCGGCTATCGCGGCGTGGAGGGCAAGATCGCCGCCATCCGCTATGCCCGCGAAAACCGCATCCCCTTCTTCGGCATCTGTCTGGGCATGCAGTGCGCTGTCATCGAGTTCGCCCGCCATGTGGCCGGCCTGGAAGACGCCAATTCCGAAGAGTTCGATCCCCTGAGCGCCCACAAGGTCATCTACCTGATGACCGAATGGTTCGACTTCCGCACCAAGAACCTGGAAAAGCGCGATGCCGAGAGCGACAAGGGCGGCACCATGCGTCTGGGCGCCTACCCCTGCAAGATCATCCCCGGTACCCGCGCCTTTGAGGCCTACGGCAAGGAGCTGGTGGAGGAACGCCACCGCCACCGCTACGAATTCAACAACGCTTTCAAGGATCTGCTGGAAGAGAAGGGCATGGTCTTCAGCGGTACCGCTCCCGACGGCTCCCTGATGGAGATCGTGG
- a CDS encoding zinc ribbon domain-containing protein, with protein sequence MSTAVYLDQIRQLVELQKVDDAIFAVRQELESAPRQLDELQAKFDASNAQRERIVEKLTHLQEQQKRLAMEIDDDSARIRKSKNKLMQVENTREYHAMMREMDSMEKINRSREEEKMTLMEEVQRQNEALAELDLTHGALQAELEVRRDGLEEKIQMAQAKLAELEEKRQHAAGVIPQPVFVRYEFIRKRLEHPVIVGVREGICSGCHIAIPPQSFIELQRGQQILSCPNCQRLIFWNEHFPDMELQAAPAKPKTLVD encoded by the coding sequence ATGAGCACCGCTGTCTACCTTGACCAGATCCGCCAGCTTGTCGAGCTGCAGAAAGTGGATGACGCCATCTTTGCCGTGCGTCAGGAACTGGAATCCGCTCCCCGCCAGCTGGACGAGCTGCAGGCCAAATTCGATGCCAGCAACGCCCAGCGCGAACGCATCGTGGAAAAACTGACCCACCTGCAGGAACAGCAGAAGCGCCTCGCCATGGAGATCGACGATGATTCCGCCCGCATCAGGAAGAGCAAGAACAAGCTCATGCAGGTGGAAAACACGCGCGAATACCATGCCATGATGCGCGAAATGGACAGCATGGAAAAGATCAACCGCTCCCGTGAGGAAGAAAAGATGACCCTCATGGAAGAGGTGCAGCGCCAGAACGAAGCCCTGGCCGAGCTCGATCTGACCCACGGTGCCCTCCAGGCCGAACTGGAAGTGCGCCGCGACGGCCTGGAAGAAAAGATCCAGATGGCCCAGGCCAAGCTGGCCGAACTGGAAGAAAAACGCCAGCACGCCGCCGGCGTCATCCCCCAGCCCGTCTTCGTGCGTTACGAATTCATCCGCAAGCGTCTTGAGCATCCCGTCATCGTCGGTGTGCGCGAAGGCATCTGCTCCGGCTGCCACATCGCCATCCCGCCGCAGTCCTTCATCGAACTGCAGCGCGGCCAGCAGATCCTGAGCTGCCCCAACTGCCAGCGCCTGATCTTCTGGAACGAGCACTTCCCGGATATGGAACTGCAGGCCGCTCCGGCCAAACCCAAGACTCTGGTGGACTAA
- a CDS encoding long-chain-fatty-acid--CoA ligase — MTPELHRPWFSHYEPSVPRTVSVFDQPLYSLLDEAAARYPKRPALIFQNTRLSYKALHEAVERFAGALRRAGIQPGQRVAVMLPNLPQTMIAFWGVVKCGAVAVMVNPLYMERELLQNLNDAGAECLILLDMLWPRVAPLRDRLPVRTYVVTGIADALSFPLNLIYRFTKGRQKAVPIPYDDKVIAWKDFSRGAQPLSEPIADPQHTPALLQYTGGTTGIPKGVALTHSNLGTNCRQILSIIQETAETGHRFVGLLPFFHVYGLTTGMTIPAALAATVLPLPRYVPQDVLHLIGKHRPTVFPGAPAIYSSLLQQKTLGQYDLTCIKLCISGSAPLPRDTFRRFQELTGAIILEGYGLTEASPITHINPREDSRQKEGSIGMPLPGTDARIVDSESGTAPLPVGKLGELVIRGPQVMQGYWHLPDETASALRNGWLYTGDLAVMDEEGYFFIMDRKKDMVIVGGYNVYPREVDEVLLEHPDVLEGVSVGIPDGVRGEALKAYIVPRPGVELTKADIVGWCRQRLASYKVPRLVEFRDELPKTIVGKVLRRALREEEMARQAQKTARHAARQDAAATPGEDRCDS; from the coding sequence ATGACCCCCGAGCTGCACCGTCCCTGGTTCTCCCATTACGAACCGTCCGTTCCCCGTACCGTCAGCGTCTTCGACCAGCCCCTGTACAGCCTGCTGGACGAGGCCGCCGCGCGCTATCCCAAGCGCCCGGCCCTGATCTTCCAGAATACCCGCCTGAGCTACAAGGCCCTGCACGAGGCCGTGGAACGCTTTGCCGGCGCCCTGCGCCGCGCGGGCATCCAGCCGGGCCAGCGCGTGGCCGTCATGCTGCCCAACCTGCCCCAGACCATGATCGCCTTCTGGGGCGTGGTCAAATGCGGGGCCGTGGCCGTGATGGTCAACCCCCTCTACATGGAACGGGAGCTGCTCCAGAACCTCAACGACGCCGGTGCCGAATGCCTCATCCTGCTGGACATGCTCTGGCCCCGCGTGGCACCCCTGCGCGACCGGCTGCCCGTCAGGACCTATGTGGTCACCGGTATCGCCGACGCCCTTTCCTTCCCGCTGAACCTCATCTACCGTTTCACCAAAGGGCGCCAGAAGGCCGTCCCCATCCCCTATGATGACAAGGTCATCGCCTGGAAGGACTTCAGCAGGGGCGCCCAGCCCCTGAGCGAGCCCATCGCCGATCCGCAGCACACCCCCGCACTGCTGCAGTATACCGGCGGCACCACCGGCATCCCCAAGGGCGTGGCCCTGACCCACAGCAATCTGGGCACCAACTGCCGCCAGATCCTGAGCATCATCCAGGAGACCGCCGAGACCGGGCACCGCTTCGTGGGCCTGCTGCCCTTCTTCCATGTCTACGGCCTGACCACCGGCATGACCATCCCGGCCGCCCTGGCCGCCACGGTGCTGCCCCTGCCCCGCTATGTGCCCCAGGACGTGCTGCACCTCATCGGCAAGCACCGTCCCACGGTCTTCCCCGGTGCGCCCGCCATCTACAGCTCCCTGCTGCAGCAAAAGACCCTGGGGCAGTACGACCTGACCTGTATCAAGCTCTGCATTTCCGGTTCCGCGCCCCTGCCCCGGGACACCTTCCGCCGCTTCCAGGAGCTGACCGGTGCCATCATCCTTGAAGGCTACGGCCTGACGGAAGCCTCGCCCATCACCCACATCAATCCCCGCGAGGACAGCAGACAGAAGGAAGGCTCCATCGGCATGCCCCTGCCCGGCACCGATGCCCGCATCGTGGACAGCGAAAGCGGCACCGCGCCCCTGCCCGTGGGCAAACTGGGCGAACTGGTCATCCGCGGCCCGCAGGTCATGCAGGGCTACTGGCACCTGCCCGACGAGACCGCCAGCGCCCTGCGCAACGGCTGGCTCTATACCGGCGACCTGGCCGTCATGGACGAGGAAGGCTATTTCTTCATCATGGACCGCAAGAAGGACATGGTCATCGTGGGCGGTTACAACGTCTATCCCCGCGAAGTGGACGAGGTCCTGCTGGAACACCCCGACGTACTGGAAGGCGTGAGCGTCGGCATCCCCGACGGTGTGCGCGGCGAGGCCCTCAAGGCCTACATCGTGCCCCGTCCCGGCGTGGAACTGACCAAGGCCGACATCGTGGGCTGGTGCCGCCAGCGCCTGGCCTCCTACAAGGTGCCCCGCCTGGTGGAATTCCGCGATGAACTGCCCAAGACCATCGTGGGCAAGGTCCTGCGCCGCGCCCTGCGCGAAGAAGAGATGGCCAGGCAGGCCCAGAAAACTGCCCGCCACGCCGCCCGGCAGGACGCTGCGGCGACCCCCGGGGAGGACCGATGCGACTCCTGA
- a CDS encoding phosphoribosylformylglycinamidine synthase subunit PurQ — translation MGTVNTLVITGYGTNSHLETAHAARLAGADRADVVHFSDIVAAKVRLSDYHFLVFPGGFLDGDDLGAAQAASMRWRYLKDSTGTPLLQSLTEFINDGKLILGICNGFQLLVKLGVLPALDNNRFERQVSLSHNDSARYEDRWVHLLPNPKSPCVFTRDLPMMAMPVRHGEGKLIARDDATLQRLADENLIALQYADPETGKATMEYPLNPNGSSLAIAGLTDPSGRVLGLMPHPEAFHHVTNYPTWTRGSIDVPPATQLFSNAVRYLRAL, via the coding sequence ATGGGCACAGTCAATACTCTCGTCATCACCGGCTATGGCACCAATTCCCATCTCGAAACAGCCCACGCTGCCCGTCTCGCGGGTGCTGACCGCGCCGATGTCGTGCATTTTTCCGATATCGTGGCCGCCAAAGTCCGCCTGAGCGATTACCACTTCCTTGTGTTCCCCGGCGGGTTCCTGGATGGTGACGACCTGGGCGCCGCCCAGGCCGCCAGCATGCGCTGGCGCTATCTCAAGGACAGCACGGGCACCCCCCTGCTCCAGTCCCTGACCGAATTCATCAACGACGGCAAACTGATCCTGGGCATCTGCAACGGCTTCCAGCTGCTGGTCAAGCTGGGCGTGCTGCCCGCCCTGGACAACAACCGCTTCGAACGCCAGGTCTCCCTGAGCCACAACGACTCCGCCCGTTACGAAGACCGCTGGGTGCATCTGCTGCCCAACCCCAAGAGCCCCTGTGTCTTCACTAGGGACCTGCCCATGATGGCCATGCCCGTGCGTCACGGCGAGGGCAAGCTCATCGCCCGTGACGACGCCACCCTGCAGCGCCTGGCCGATGAAAACCTCATCGCCCTGCAGTATGCCGATCCCGAGACCGGCAAGGCCACCATGGAATACCCGCTCAACCCCAACGGCTCCAGCCTGGCCATCGCCGGCCTGACGGATCCCAGCGGGCGCGTGCTGGGCCTCATGCCCCATCCCGAGGCCTTCCACCATGTGACCAACTACCCCACCTGGACCCGCGGCTCCATTGATGTGCCCCCGGCCACCCAGCTGTTCTCCAACGCCGTGCGCTACCTGCGTGCCCTTTAA
- the ispD gene encoding 2-C-methyl-D-erythritol 4-phosphate cytidylyltransferase → MTRIPVRPWALVLAAGQGKRLSAATGGRSKQFLLWKGLPLYWHSARTLSRSGAVAGLVFVFPQDCLEEEQRRLEQLARDEDPGIPWLAVAGGAERQDSVRHGLAALPREAAHVLVHDSARPFMGAALVHRVCDALAAGAVAVIPGLAVTDTIKVVCDDLVTDTPPRARLRAVQTPQGFALPPLLAAHAAARHESAAGRAATDDAALMEAHGHPVLVVPGEAANIKITHPEDLALLEERSPVMPVPRVGMGYDVHRYGSGRPMKLGGIIIPNAPEVIAHSDGDVLLHALMDALLGCAALGDIGRLFPDADARFDNISSAVLLDDVLERFRDAGLTLCHVDLTVVAQTPRLAPHREEIRKNVARLLGLGPDAVNIKATTEEKLGFTGACEGIKAYAVATAFQLSPHLRNTKEMA, encoded by the coding sequence ATGACACGAATTCCCGTCCGTCCCTGGGCCCTCGTTCTGGCCGCAGGACAGGGCAAACGCCTGTCCGCCGCCACAGGCGGCCGTTCCAAACAGTTCCTGCTCTGGAAAGGGCTTCCCCTTTACTGGCACTCAGCCCGCACGCTGTCCCGTTCCGGGGCCGTGGCGGGCCTTGTTTTTGTCTTCCCCCAGGACTGCCTGGAAGAAGAACAGCGACGCCTGGAACAGCTGGCCCGCGACGAGGACCCCGGCATCCCCTGGCTGGCCGTGGCCGGCGGCGCGGAACGTCAGGACTCCGTGCGCCACGGCCTGGCCGCCCTGCCCCGGGAAGCCGCGCACGTGCTGGTGCATGACAGCGCGCGCCCCTTCATGGGCGCGGCCCTGGTCCACCGTGTCTGCGATGCGCTTGCCGCGGGGGCTGTGGCCGTCATCCCGGGCCTTGCCGTCACGGATACCATAAAGGTCGTCTGCGACGATCTTGTGACGGACACACCGCCCCGTGCCCGGCTGCGCGCCGTGCAGACCCCCCAGGGCTTTGCCCTGCCCCCCCTGCTGGCCGCCCACGCTGCCGCCCGCCACGAAAGCGCCGCCGGACGCGCGGCCACGGACGATGCCGCCCTTATGGAAGCCCACGGGCACCCCGTGCTGGTAGTGCCGGGCGAAGCCGCCAATATCAAGATCACCCATCCCGAGGACCTTGCCTTGCTGGAAGAACGCTCCCCCGTCATGCCGGTGCCGCGCGTGGGCATGGGCTACGACGTCCACCGCTACGGCAGCGGCCGCCCCATGAAGCTGGGCGGCATCATCATCCCCAATGCTCCCGAGGTCATCGCCCATTCCGACGGCGACGTCCTGCTCCATGCCCTGATGGACGCCCTGCTGGGCTGCGCGGCCCTGGGCGACATCGGCCGTCTTTTCCCTGATGCCGACGCCCGTTTCGACAATATTTCCTCTGCCGTCCTTCTGGACGACGTGCTGGAACGCTTCCGGGATGCCGGCCTGACCCTCTGCCATGTGGACCTGACCGTCGTGGCCCAGACCCCCAGGCTGGCGCCCCACCGTGAAGAGATCCGCAAGAACGTGGCCCGCCTGCTGGGCCTGGGCCCGGATGCGGTCAACATCAAGGCCACCACGGAAGAAAAGCTGGGGTTCACCGGTGCCTGTGAAGGCATCAAGGCCTACGCCGTGGCCACGGCGTTCCAGCTTTCACCTCATCTGCGCAACACCAAGGAAATGGCATGA